The proteins below come from a single Asterias rubens chromosome 9, eAstRub1.3, whole genome shotgun sequence genomic window:
- the LOC117294766 gene encoding coelenterazine h 2-monooxygenase-like yields the protein MASSYRLHTIANQLGRLRMGSSVFSHASMRYASSVPPHITKAEDWWGKCSRVKVLDGEMTYYDSDPDQSKSKDAVVFLHGNPTSSFLWRNVIPHIEGSSRCLAPDLIGMGRSSKLPIQYRYREHYRYLKAWFDTMNLPHKVSIVCHDWGSGLGFHWCHMHSDRIKSIIHMESLVSTVPDWSVFPEIAKQFFQALRSEAGEDMVLENNLFVELLFPKAVMRELGDDEMEAYREPFRNKGEDRRPTLTWPREIPLENEGPQDVVAVINAYSDWLKTTSTIPKLYIDAEPGFFSPSIRIGCATWPNQKTISVKGLHFLQEDSPDDIGKAIKTFLKDV from the coding sequence ATGGCGTCCTCGTACAGACTCCACACCATTGCTAACCAACTGGGCCGTCTTCGTATGGGAAGCAGTGTGTTCTCCCATGCATCTATGAGATATGCATCATCGGTTCCTCCCCACATTACCAAGGCTGAAGACTGGTGGGGAAAATGTAGTCGCGTCAAAGTTCTAGACGGAGAGATGACTTATTATGACTCTGATCCGGATCAATCCAAATCCAAAGATGCTGTAGTGTTCTTGCACGGGAATCCGACCTCATCCTTCTTGTGGCGAAACGTTATACCACACATTGAGGGTAGTTCAAGATGTCTTGCTCCTGATCTGATTGGTATGGGTAGGTCCAGCAAGTTACCAATTCAGTATAGGTATAGAGAACATTACCGATACCTGAAGGCTTGGTTTGACACTATGAATCTCCCGCATAAGGTGTCTATTGTTTGCCATGATTGGGGATCAGGGCTTGGCTTTCACTGGTGTCACATGCACTCAGATCGGATCAAGTCTATCATTCACATGGAAAGTTTAGTAAGCACTGTTCCAGACTGGAGCGTGTTTCCGGAAATTGCAAAGCAGTTTTTTCAAGCTCTTCGGTCCGAAGCTGGAGAGGATATGGTTCTGGAAAATAACCTCTTTGTAGAATTGTTATTTCCCAAAGCTGTTATGAGAGAGCTTGGTGATGATGAGATGGAAGCATACCGTGAGCCATTCCGCAACAAAGGTGAAGATCGTCGTCCAACCCTAACCTGGCCAAGAGAAATCCCATTGGAGAATGAAGGACCTCAAGATGTTGTTGCCGTCATTAATGCCTATAGTGATTGGTTGAAAACCACTTCAACCATTCCCAAACTGTACATTGATGCTGAACCCGGTTTCTTCTCTCCGAGCATCCGTATTGGGTGTGCAACTTGGCCGAATCAGAAAACAATCTCTGTCAAGGGTCTGCACTTCTTGCAGGAAGACTCACCAGATGACATTGGCAAAGCCATAAAAACATTCCTTAAAGATGTGTAA